The proteins below are encoded in one region of Penicillium psychrofluorescens genome assembly, chromosome: 4:
- a CDS encoding uncharacterized protein (ID:PFLUO_007225-T1.cds;~source:funannotate) — MSGILNEAATPCPSRARSSRFGDRNSGSDTFDSLLGDDSPFEQTGEIEFTTEVRAPILTGTRPRRAHRAGSAFQIHEETEKPTGPVEKRRRPNELTQQPPNRKSSLLAQPAQRFRPKVNFAPSPPSRVARQEPETQPKTKRVGSKAKQENLPPVRPNNQEFEKKGRVNDLKRDVRRDTVYIPPEDTTVASVFMGLFSPMKKQQQPASSQIIEETTQTSTLKAQVAERQARKSLAVSARRAPLQPSLKTAQETALRVDIAGKNGGKENIPPGTLVGAKDKSPVDSARPLKPSRTSIAPERKPARRNTARPPASPKFEPSSAKKTSPPQKKRSVLGERQTNVKISTSSVSQEKDAAAMPKKPKEKASSVNGRIAVRPGLSASRSSSSMRSLPSNPKLKKLNYEYPMLTENISKPSLYDDDWLSHQEVVITQLVNALFECTATSMDALNADTLRLELLETYHTDHFTGLYKRIQASLSCGALSIPRDILTQYARVKKDLGIRRKFLDLWIQTYDIHALVAAAETVVGRRFSNERISFGSVTENAQENTTGRKKAIVRKAEGFLDTFLLRNDDMVQSAEKRDTPAEASARAYRRTMLRCIMLVALLDKTRQSPASAVPRQLFVASSPFKSSADVLQALARLLLPSCGDIIKPLGHLDCHLTYKQHQLQEYNYQIDNIAVDFRDGVRLTRIVELLFFLSHSGDQTEVSLCTGDVLSLLGEDADLPLSKHLKVSCASRAAKIFNVQIALGALSSLKGSNAIIGDIRAEDIVDGYREKTIALLWALVSRWGLAGLVKLDDMSKEIERLKRKAISELGYAQIKDAHWFYGDGMGGGEHAQLLQQWASILAALKGLQIDNMTTSFADGRVYASIVDEYEPFVAGKEASCGSLEARLEHLGCSSQFAFLVSPTLASSRILDADSTLAALAFLCSRLLAASRRSRAVTTLQRAWRAVLKERDAHRRAVAKSLATQCAAVVQTRDKILWAKEVIVEWWRKTKARKQQQRARYAQPARRFNR, encoded by the exons ATGTCAGGCATTCTCAACGAAGCCGCCACCCCGTGCCCCTCGAGGGCAAGGTCCTCGAGATTCGGTGACCGCAACAGTGGAAGCGACACTTTCGACAGCCTGTTGGGCGATGACTCGCCATTTGAACAGACAGGAGAAATCGAATTCACCACCGAAGTACGCGCGCCGATTTTGACGGGCACCCGCCCCCGACGAGCCCATCGAGCCGGATCAGCTTTCCAAATTCACGAAGAAACCGAGAAGCCAACGGGACCCGTGGAGAAGCGCCGACGACCGAATGAATTGACACAACAACCCCCAAATCGCAAGTCGTCTCTGCTGGCCCAACCGGCCCAGAGGTTCCGGCCGAAGGTCAACTTTGCACCCAGCCCGCCATCTCGAGTCGCAAGACAAGAACCAGAAACGCAGCCCAAGACGAAGCGAGTGGGATCGAAGGCTAAGCAGGAAAACCTGCCTCCGGTGCGGCCTAACAACCAGGAATTCGAGAAGAAAGGTCGCGTCAATGATCTCAAAAGGGATGTGCGCCGCGATACTGTGTATATCCCGCCGGAGGACACGACCGTCGCCAGTGTTTTTATGGGCCTGTTCAGCCCGATgaaaaagcagcagcagcccgcATCGTCCCAAATAATCGAAGAAACCACCCAGACCAGCACCCTGAAGGCACAGGTTGCAGAACGGCAGGCTAGAAAATCGCTGGCAGTGTCTGCACGCAGAGCTCCACTCCAGCCAAGCCTGAAGACTGCCCAAGAGACTGCACTCCGGGTCGACATTGCCGGCAAGAATGGAGGCAAGGAAAACATCCCCCCAGGAACTCTTGTCGGCGCAAAAGATAAAAGCCCCGTTGATTCTGCCCGGCCACTGAAGCCCAGCCGAACTAGCATTGCACCAGAACGGAAACCAGCTCGTCGAAACACCGCACGTCCGCCTGCAAGCCCCAAGTTCGAGCCATCTTCTGCCAAAAAGACGAGCCCACCGCAGAAAAAGCGATCGGTGCTGGGTGAACGGCAGACCAATGTGAAAATTTCTACATCTTCTGTCAGTCAAGAGAAAGATGCTGCCGCGATgccaaagaaaccaaaggAAAAGGCATCTTCTGTCAATGGGCGAATCGCTGTCCGACCAGGGCTCTCTGCGAGCCGGTCTTCTTCTAGCATGAGGAGTTTACCCTCCAACCCCaagctgaagaagttgaaCTACGAATACCCAATGCTCACCGAGAATATCTCCAAGCCATCTCTTTATGATGATGACTGGCTCTCTCATCAGGAGGTTGTGATAACCCAGCTGGTCAATGCGTTGTTTGAGTGCACGGCCACCAGCATGGATGCCTTGAACGCAGATACCCTTCGCCTGGAATTGCTTGAAACTTACCACACCGATCACTTCACTGGTCTCTATAAGCGGATCCAAGCATCTCTTTCGTGCGGGGCGCTGAGCATCCCACGAGATATTCTTACCCAATACGCCCGGGTCAAGAAAGATCTCGGAATCCGACGCAAGTTCTTGGATCTTTGGATCCAGACGTATGATATCCATGCATTGGTAGCTGCAGCAGAAACCGTCGTTGGACGGAGATTTTCAAATGAACGGATCTCTTTTGGGTCTGTCACCGAGAACGCCCAAGAGAACACAACTGGGCGCAAGAAAGCCATAGTCAGGAAAGCGGAGGGCTTTCTGGACACGTTTTTGTTGCGAAATGACGACATGGTCCAGTCTGCAGAGAAAAGAGACACTCCTGCAGAAGCATCTGCCAGGGCGTATCGCCGCACGATGCTTCGGTGCATCATGCTTGTTGCTCTTTTGGACAAGACTAGACAATCTCCCGCAAGTGCCGTGCCTCGCCAGCTTTTTGTCGCCTCATCTCCGTTCAAATCTTCTGCCGACGTACTCCAGGCTTTGGCTCGTCTGCTACTCCCATCGTGTGGGGATATCATCAAACCCCTAGGGCACCTGGACTGCCATTTGACCTACAAGCAGCACCAGCTACAAGAGTACAACTACCAAATCGACAACATCGCGGTCGATTTTAGAGACGGTGTGCGCCTGACGAGAATTGTCGAACTCCTGTTTTTCTTGTCCCATTCTGGAGATCAAACCGAGGTCTCTTTATGCACTGGAGACGTTCTTTCACTCCTTGGCGAGGACGCAGATCTTCCGCTATCCAAGCATTTGAAGGTGTCATGTGCCAGTCGCGCAGCTAAGATTTTCAATGTGCAAATTGCTTTGGGAGCCTTGAGCTCTCTGAAGGGTTCCAACGCAATTATTGGCGATATTCGTGCGGAGGACATTGTGGACGGGTACCGTGAGAAGACCATTGCGCTCCTCTGGGCCCTTGTTAGCAGATGGGGCCTTGCAGGACTGGTGAAGTTGGACGATATGAGCAAGGAGATTGAAAGACTgaagcgcaaggccatcTCCGAACTAGGGTACGCGCAGATCAAAGACGCGCACTGGTTTTATGGTGATGGTATGGGTGGCGGCGAGCATGCGCAACTGCTCCAACAATGGGCATCCATCTTGGCGGCACTAAAGGGTCTTCAAATCGACAATATGACAACCAGCTTCGCCGATGGACGGGTCTATGCGAGCATTGTGGATGAGTACGAGCCGTTCGTTGCAGGCAAAGAAGCCTCTTGCGGTTCGTTGGAGGCACGTCTCGAACACCTGGGATGCAGCTCACAGTTTG CATTCCTTGTCTCCCCGACTTTGGCATCATCACGTATTCTGGACGCTGACTCCACTCTGGCCGCTCTCGCATTCCTTTGCTCGCGACTGCTTGCCGCCTCGAGACGCTCTCGAGCTGTCACAACACTGCAGCGCGCCTGGCGGGCAGTTTTAAAGGAGCGAGATGCCCATCGGCGTGCGGTTGCAAAAAGCCTCGCTACGCAGTGCGCTGCCGTTGTTCAGACACGAGATAAGATCTTGTGGG